In a genomic window of Gambusia affinis linkage group LG04, SWU_Gaff_1.0, whole genome shotgun sequence:
- the lgsn gene encoding lengsin isoform X2, whose product MNDSEDFKESHSRSKDQTDGTKMSLDKEEKGVKLIKKYEPLMGQSCRGGEMPSEMPSVPLPFSASGPQDEDLRLEERPHREDCMKDESSQTKVSFDGLGVHQQTMEELKSILRDSHLLSGRGREEGKPGSPFTYLHGSSSGGHERRGDDDNPHRTFSTFKPQSDASRRGGNSRESTPIHLPPAVDASSSVRSAAKTNRQPGVRTSAHSSSRAWGETVDSDNDNKAVEFSGNLRFFSAMEQIKQQIARENINFVRFEATDLHGVSRSKTVPVRFFHEKAIYGVPMPRSYLELTLSPKSNEVDHANTASFSSDVLLIPDLSTFRVLPWAEQTARVICDPCTITGSPLRTSPRLIAKQLLGQLQSLGFSLHSSFTYECCVLGAPDRIGPKTLLFPATTLLSNHDLPFFQQLVDSMYCMGADIDSIASASGPGQMEINLRPEFGIAAADSAFTFRTGIKEMARKHSYIASFFTDDGLYNAGVLSHSLWDANGRRSLFQSGEKEVDLSEIGRKWLAGLLTHSAALSCLMSPGLGCRSHIAKTIKDPKRVLYATCGCNDNSSSFNIKCHGGREAHIDNKLGSAMANPYIVLAATAAAGLDGIRRNLNIENILNKTPGQQREFAIPVKLDNALEALAEDHVICSALGEPFVQYFIAMKKFEIETQELDDERNKCLEYFI is encoded by the exons ATGAATGACTCTGAAGATTTCAAG GAGAGTCACAGCAGAAGCAAAGACCAAACAGATGGAACAAAAATGAGTCTAGACAAAGAAGAGAAAGGAGTTAAATTAATTAAGAAGTATGAACCTCTGATGGGTCaaagctgcagaggaggagaaatgCCGTCTGAAATGCCGTCAGTGCCGCTTCCATTTTCCGCATCTGGTCCTCAAGATGAAGATCTGCGACTGGAGGAACGTCCACATAGGGAGGACTGCATGAAGGACGAATCATCCCAGACAAAGGTGTCGTTTGATGGACTGGGTGTCCACCAGCAGACcatggaggagctgaagagcATCCTGAGGGACAGTCATCTGCTCAGCGGCCgagggagagaggaggggaaaccAGGAAGTCCGTTTACGTACCTCCATGGGAGCAGCAGCGGAGGACACGAGAGACGGGGGGACGATGACAATCCTCACAGGACGTTCAGCACCTTCAAACCTCAGTCTGATGCTTCCAGAAGGGGGGGAAACTCCAGAGAAAGTACGCCTATTCATCTGCCCCCCGCTGTGGATGCATCCAGCTCAGTCAGGTCTGCTGCCAAAACAAATAGGCAGCCTGGAGTCAGGACCAGCGCACATTCAAGCAGCAGAGCCTGGGGAGAGACGGTAGATTCAG ATAACGACAACAAAGCCGTTGAATTCTCTGGCAACTTGAGGTTTTTCTCAGCCATGGAACAAATCAAGCAGCAGATCGCCAGAGAAAACATCAACTTTGTCCGTTTTGAGGCCACCGATCTCCACGGAGTGTCGCGGTCCAAGACGGTGCCTGTCCGCTTCTTCCAT GAGAAAGCAATATATGGGGTCCCCATGCCAAGAAGCTATTTGGAGCTGACCCTGAGCCCGAAGAGCAACGAAGTGGACCACGCCAACACCGCTAGCTTCAGCAGTGATGTTCTTCTGATCCCTGACCTTTCAACTTTCAGAGTCCTGCCTTGGGCTGAGCAGACAGCACGGGTCATATGTGATCCATGCACCATAACAGGAAGCCCCCTCCGCACCTCGCCTCGCCTTATAGCGAAGCAGCTGCTCGGTCAGCTCCAAAGCTTGGGATTCTCCCTGCACTCATCCTTCACCTACGAGTGCTGTGTTCTGGGAGCGCCGGACAGAATCGGACCAAAGACGCTCCTGTTCCCTGCCACCACGCTGCTGAGCAACCACGACCTCCCGTTCTTCCAGCAGCTGGTGGACAGCATGTACTGCATGGGCGCAGACATCGACAGCATCGCCTCTGCTAGTGGACCCGGCCAGATGGAGATCAATTTGAGGCCGGAGTTTGGGATCGCAGCTGCAGACAGCGCCTTTACCTTCCGTACTGGCATTAAAGAAATGGCTCGTAAGCACAGCTACATCGCCAGCTTTTTTACCGATGACGGTCTGTATAACGCCGGTGTGCTCTCCCATAGCCTATGGGACGCTAATGGGCGGCGCAGTCTCTTCCAGAGTGGCGAAAAGGAAGTAGATCTGTCTGAGATTGGTAGAAAATGGCTGGCGGGGCTCCTCACCCACTCTGCAGCGCTCAGCTGCCTGATGTCACCCGGCCTGGGCTGCCGGAGCCACATCGCCAAAACCATAAAAGACCCCAAGCGTGTTCTGTACGCCACCTGTGGCTGCAATGACAACAGCAGTTCCTTTAATATCAAATGCCACGGCGGGAGGGAGGCGCACATCGACAATAAGCTAGGTTCAGCTATGGCGAACCCTTACATTGTCCTGGCTGCTACGGCGGCCGCAGGACTGGACGGCATCAGGAGAAACCTGAACATTGAGAACATTCTGAACAAAACCCCCGGCCAGCAGAGGGAGTTTGCCATTCCCGTGAAGCTGGACAACGCGCTGGAGGCGTTGGCGGAGGATCACGTCATCTGCAGCGCCCTCGGAGAACCGTTTGTTCAATACTTCATCGCCATGAAGAAGTTTGAGATCGAGACCCAAGAGCTGGACGATGAGAGGAACAAGTGCCTTGAGTATTTCATTTGA
- the lgsn gene encoding lengsin isoform X1 produces MVAEEVNKAVQSVLATLQNIELALTAAMFGLAKLNVVYSTEYRQLPESHSRSKDQTDGTKMSLDKEEKGVKLIKKYEPLMGQSCRGGEMPSEMPSVPLPFSASGPQDEDLRLEERPHREDCMKDESSQTKVSFDGLGVHQQTMEELKSILRDSHLLSGRGREEGKPGSPFTYLHGSSSGGHERRGDDDNPHRTFSTFKPQSDASRRGGNSRESTPIHLPPAVDASSSVRSAAKTNRQPGVRTSAHSSSRAWGETVDSDNDNKAVEFSGNLRFFSAMEQIKQQIARENINFVRFEATDLHGVSRSKTVPVRFFHEKAIYGVPMPRSYLELTLSPKSNEVDHANTASFSSDVLLIPDLSTFRVLPWAEQTARVICDPCTITGSPLRTSPRLIAKQLLGQLQSLGFSLHSSFTYECCVLGAPDRIGPKTLLFPATTLLSNHDLPFFQQLVDSMYCMGADIDSIASASGPGQMEINLRPEFGIAAADSAFTFRTGIKEMARKHSYIASFFTDDGLYNAGVLSHSLWDANGRRSLFQSGEKEVDLSEIGRKWLAGLLTHSAALSCLMSPGLGCRSHIAKTIKDPKRVLYATCGCNDNSSSFNIKCHGGREAHIDNKLGSAMANPYIVLAATAAAGLDGIRRNLNIENILNKTPGQQREFAIPVKLDNALEALAEDHVICSALGEPFVQYFIAMKKFEIETQELDDERNKCLEYFI; encoded by the exons ATGGtggcagaggaagtgaacaaagccgttCAGTCTGTGCTGGCAACGCTTCAAAATATCGAATTAGCATTAACAGCCGCCATGTTCGGCTTAGCAAAGCTAAACGTTGTTTACAGCACAGAATACCGGCAACTTCCG GAGAGTCACAGCAGAAGCAAAGACCAAACAGATGGAACAAAAATGAGTCTAGACAAAGAAGAGAAAGGAGTTAAATTAATTAAGAAGTATGAACCTCTGATGGGTCaaagctgcagaggaggagaaatgCCGTCTGAAATGCCGTCAGTGCCGCTTCCATTTTCCGCATCTGGTCCTCAAGATGAAGATCTGCGACTGGAGGAACGTCCACATAGGGAGGACTGCATGAAGGACGAATCATCCCAGACAAAGGTGTCGTTTGATGGACTGGGTGTCCACCAGCAGACcatggaggagctgaagagcATCCTGAGGGACAGTCATCTGCTCAGCGGCCgagggagagaggaggggaaaccAGGAAGTCCGTTTACGTACCTCCATGGGAGCAGCAGCGGAGGACACGAGAGACGGGGGGACGATGACAATCCTCACAGGACGTTCAGCACCTTCAAACCTCAGTCTGATGCTTCCAGAAGGGGGGGAAACTCCAGAGAAAGTACGCCTATTCATCTGCCCCCCGCTGTGGATGCATCCAGCTCAGTCAGGTCTGCTGCCAAAACAAATAGGCAGCCTGGAGTCAGGACCAGCGCACATTCAAGCAGCAGAGCCTGGGGAGAGACGGTAGATTCAG ATAACGACAACAAAGCCGTTGAATTCTCTGGCAACTTGAGGTTTTTCTCAGCCATGGAACAAATCAAGCAGCAGATCGCCAGAGAAAACATCAACTTTGTCCGTTTTGAGGCCACCGATCTCCACGGAGTGTCGCGGTCCAAGACGGTGCCTGTCCGCTTCTTCCAT GAGAAAGCAATATATGGGGTCCCCATGCCAAGAAGCTATTTGGAGCTGACCCTGAGCCCGAAGAGCAACGAAGTGGACCACGCCAACACCGCTAGCTTCAGCAGTGATGTTCTTCTGATCCCTGACCTTTCAACTTTCAGAGTCCTGCCTTGGGCTGAGCAGACAGCACGGGTCATATGTGATCCATGCACCATAACAGGAAGCCCCCTCCGCACCTCGCCTCGCCTTATAGCGAAGCAGCTGCTCGGTCAGCTCCAAAGCTTGGGATTCTCCCTGCACTCATCCTTCACCTACGAGTGCTGTGTTCTGGGAGCGCCGGACAGAATCGGACCAAAGACGCTCCTGTTCCCTGCCACCACGCTGCTGAGCAACCACGACCTCCCGTTCTTCCAGCAGCTGGTGGACAGCATGTACTGCATGGGCGCAGACATCGACAGCATCGCCTCTGCTAGTGGACCCGGCCAGATGGAGATCAATTTGAGGCCGGAGTTTGGGATCGCAGCTGCAGACAGCGCCTTTACCTTCCGTACTGGCATTAAAGAAATGGCTCGTAAGCACAGCTACATCGCCAGCTTTTTTACCGATGACGGTCTGTATAACGCCGGTGTGCTCTCCCATAGCCTATGGGACGCTAATGGGCGGCGCAGTCTCTTCCAGAGTGGCGAAAAGGAAGTAGATCTGTCTGAGATTGGTAGAAAATGGCTGGCGGGGCTCCTCACCCACTCTGCAGCGCTCAGCTGCCTGATGTCACCCGGCCTGGGCTGCCGGAGCCACATCGCCAAAACCATAAAAGACCCCAAGCGTGTTCTGTACGCCACCTGTGGCTGCAATGACAACAGCAGTTCCTTTAATATCAAATGCCACGGCGGGAGGGAGGCGCACATCGACAATAAGCTAGGTTCAGCTATGGCGAACCCTTACATTGTCCTGGCTGCTACGGCGGCCGCAGGACTGGACGGCATCAGGAGAAACCTGAACATTGAGAACATTCTGAACAAAACCCCCGGCCAGCAGAGGGAGTTTGCCATTCCCGTGAAGCTGGACAACGCGCTGGAGGCGTTGGCGGAGGATCACGTCATCTGCAGCGCCCTCGGAGAACCGTTTGTTCAATACTTCATCGCCATGAAGAAGTTTGAGATCGAGACCCAAGAGCTGGACGATGAGAGGAACAAGTGCCTTGAGTATTTCATTTGA
- the lgsn gene encoding lengsin isoform X3: protein MSLDKEEKGVKLIKKYEPLMGQSCRGGEMPSEMPSVPLPFSASGPQDEDLRLEERPHREDCMKDESSQTKVSFDGLGVHQQTMEELKSILRDSHLLSGRGREEGKPGSPFTYLHGSSSGGHERRGDDDNPHRTFSTFKPQSDASRRGGNSRESTPIHLPPAVDASSSVRSAAKTNRQPGVRTSAHSSSRAWGETVDSDNDNKAVEFSGNLRFFSAMEQIKQQIARENINFVRFEATDLHGVSRSKTVPVRFFHEKAIYGVPMPRSYLELTLSPKSNEVDHANTASFSSDVLLIPDLSTFRVLPWAEQTARVICDPCTITGSPLRTSPRLIAKQLLGQLQSLGFSLHSSFTYECCVLGAPDRIGPKTLLFPATTLLSNHDLPFFQQLVDSMYCMGADIDSIASASGPGQMEINLRPEFGIAAADSAFTFRTGIKEMARKHSYIASFFTDDGLYNAGVLSHSLWDANGRRSLFQSGEKEVDLSEIGRKWLAGLLTHSAALSCLMSPGLGCRSHIAKTIKDPKRVLYATCGCNDNSSSFNIKCHGGREAHIDNKLGSAMANPYIVLAATAAAGLDGIRRNLNIENILNKTPGQQREFAIPVKLDNALEALAEDHVICSALGEPFVQYFIAMKKFEIETQELDDERNKCLEYFI from the exons ATGAGTCTAGACAAAGAAGAGAAAGGAGTTAAATTAATTAAGAAGTATGAACCTCTGATGGGTCaaagctgcagaggaggagaaatgCCGTCTGAAATGCCGTCAGTGCCGCTTCCATTTTCCGCATCTGGTCCTCAAGATGAAGATCTGCGACTGGAGGAACGTCCACATAGGGAGGACTGCATGAAGGACGAATCATCCCAGACAAAGGTGTCGTTTGATGGACTGGGTGTCCACCAGCAGACcatggaggagctgaagagcATCCTGAGGGACAGTCATCTGCTCAGCGGCCgagggagagaggaggggaaaccAGGAAGTCCGTTTACGTACCTCCATGGGAGCAGCAGCGGAGGACACGAGAGACGGGGGGACGATGACAATCCTCACAGGACGTTCAGCACCTTCAAACCTCAGTCTGATGCTTCCAGAAGGGGGGGAAACTCCAGAGAAAGTACGCCTATTCATCTGCCCCCCGCTGTGGATGCATCCAGCTCAGTCAGGTCTGCTGCCAAAACAAATAGGCAGCCTGGAGTCAGGACCAGCGCACATTCAAGCAGCAGAGCCTGGGGAGAGACGGTAGATTCAG ATAACGACAACAAAGCCGTTGAATTCTCTGGCAACTTGAGGTTTTTCTCAGCCATGGAACAAATCAAGCAGCAGATCGCCAGAGAAAACATCAACTTTGTCCGTTTTGAGGCCACCGATCTCCACGGAGTGTCGCGGTCCAAGACGGTGCCTGTCCGCTTCTTCCAT GAGAAAGCAATATATGGGGTCCCCATGCCAAGAAGCTATTTGGAGCTGACCCTGAGCCCGAAGAGCAACGAAGTGGACCACGCCAACACCGCTAGCTTCAGCAGTGATGTTCTTCTGATCCCTGACCTTTCAACTTTCAGAGTCCTGCCTTGGGCTGAGCAGACAGCACGGGTCATATGTGATCCATGCACCATAACAGGAAGCCCCCTCCGCACCTCGCCTCGCCTTATAGCGAAGCAGCTGCTCGGTCAGCTCCAAAGCTTGGGATTCTCCCTGCACTCATCCTTCACCTACGAGTGCTGTGTTCTGGGAGCGCCGGACAGAATCGGACCAAAGACGCTCCTGTTCCCTGCCACCACGCTGCTGAGCAACCACGACCTCCCGTTCTTCCAGCAGCTGGTGGACAGCATGTACTGCATGGGCGCAGACATCGACAGCATCGCCTCTGCTAGTGGACCCGGCCAGATGGAGATCAATTTGAGGCCGGAGTTTGGGATCGCAGCTGCAGACAGCGCCTTTACCTTCCGTACTGGCATTAAAGAAATGGCTCGTAAGCACAGCTACATCGCCAGCTTTTTTACCGATGACGGTCTGTATAACGCCGGTGTGCTCTCCCATAGCCTATGGGACGCTAATGGGCGGCGCAGTCTCTTCCAGAGTGGCGAAAAGGAAGTAGATCTGTCTGAGATTGGTAGAAAATGGCTGGCGGGGCTCCTCACCCACTCTGCAGCGCTCAGCTGCCTGATGTCACCCGGCCTGGGCTGCCGGAGCCACATCGCCAAAACCATAAAAGACCCCAAGCGTGTTCTGTACGCCACCTGTGGCTGCAATGACAACAGCAGTTCCTTTAATATCAAATGCCACGGCGGGAGGGAGGCGCACATCGACAATAAGCTAGGTTCAGCTATGGCGAACCCTTACATTGTCCTGGCTGCTACGGCGGCCGCAGGACTGGACGGCATCAGGAGAAACCTGAACATTGAGAACATTCTGAACAAAACCCCCGGCCAGCAGAGGGAGTTTGCCATTCCCGTGAAGCTGGACAACGCGCTGGAGGCGTTGGCGGAGGATCACGTCATCTGCAGCGCCCTCGGAGAACCGTTTGTTCAATACTTCATCGCCATGAAGAAGTTTGAGATCGAGACCCAAGAGCTGGACGATGAGAGGAACAAGTGCCTTGAGTATTTCATTTGA